The proteins below are encoded in one region of Homo sapiens chromosome 2, GRCh38.p14 Primary Assembly:
- the ZNF513 gene encoding zinc finger protein 513 isoform 2 (isoform 2 is encoded by transcript variant 2), with product MGFERDSEGDSLGARPGLPYGLSDDESGGGRALSAESEVEEPARGPGEARGERPGPACQLCGGPTGEGPCCGAGGPGGGPLLPPRLLYSCRLCTFVSHYSSHLKRHMQTHSGEKPFRCGRCPYASAQLVNLTRHTRTHTGEKPYRCPHCPFACSSLGNLRRHQRTHAGPPTPPCPTCGFRCCTPRPARPPSPTEQEGAVPRRPEDALLLPDLSLHVPPGGASFLPDCGQLRGEGEGLCGTGSEPLPELLFPWTCRGCGQELEEGEGSRLGAAMCGRCMRGEAGGGASGGPQGPSDKGFACSLCPFATHYPNHLARHMKTHSGEKPFRCARCPYASAHLDNLKRHQRVHTGEKPYKCPLCPYACGNLANLKRHGRIHSGDKPFRCSLCNYSCNQSMNLKRHMLRHTGEKPFRCATCAYTTGHWDNYKRHQKVHGHGGAGGPGLSASEGWAPPHSPPSVLSSRGPPALGTAGSRAVHTDSS from the exons ATGGGCTTCGAGAGAGACTCGGAAG GAGACTCTCTGGGGGCCAGGCCTGGGCTTCCCTATGGGCTGAGCGACGATGAGTCTGGGGGCGGCCGGGCACTAAGTGCGGAGAGTGAAGTTGAGGAGCCAGCCAGGGGTCCAGGGGAGGCCAGGGGTGAGAGGCCAGGCCCAGCCTGCCAGCTGTGTGGGGGGCCGACAGGTGAGGGGCCGTGTTGTGGGGCAGGAGGGCCGGGTGGGGGGCCCCTGCTGCCCCCACGGCTACTGTACTCATGCCGCCTCTGCACCTTCGTGTCCCACTACTCGAGCCACCTGAAGCggcacatgcagacacacagcGGAGAGAAGCCGTTCCGCTGTGGCCGCTGCCCCTACGCCTCAGCCCAGCTCGTCAACCTGACACGACATACCCGCACCCACACTGGCGAGAAGCCCTACCGCTGTCCCCACTGCCCCTTTGCctgcagcagcctgggcaacctgagGCGGCATCAGCGTACCCACGCAGGGCCCCCCACTCCTCCCTGCCCGACCTGTGGCTTCCGCTGCTGTACTCCACGACCAGCCCGGCCTCCCAGTCCCACAGAGCAGGAGGGGGCGGTGCCCCGGCGACCTGAAG ATGCTCTGCTCCTTCCAGATTTGAGCCTCCATGTGCCACCAGGTGGTGCCAGTTTCCTGCCAGACTGTGGGCAGCTGCGGGGTGAAGGGGAGGGCCTCTGCGGGACTGGATCAGAACCACTGCCAGAGCTGCTATTCCCTTGGACCTGCCGGGGCTGTGGACAAGAGCTGGAGGAGGGTGAGGGTAGTCGGCTGGGAGCTGCCATGTGTGGGCGCTGCATGCGAGGAGAGGCTGGAGGGGGTGCCAGTGGGGGGCCCCAGGGCCCCAGTGACAAAGGCTTTGCCTGTAGCCTCTGCCCCTTTGCCACTCACTATCCCAACCACCTGGCCCGGCACATGAAGACACACAGTGGTGAGAAGCCCTTCCGCTGCGCCCGCTGTCCTTATGCCTCTGCTCATCTGGATAACCTGAAACGGCACCAGCGCGTCCATACAGGAGAGAAGCCCTACAAGTGCCCCCTCTGCCCTTATGCCTGTGGCAATCTGGCCAACCTCAAGCGTCATGGTCGCATCCACTCTGGTGACAAACCTTTTCGGTGTAGCCTTTGCAACTACAGCTGCAACCAGAGCATGAACCTCAAACGTCACATGCTGCGGCACACAGGCGAGAAGCCCTTCCGCTGTGCCACCTGCGCCTATACCACGGGCCACTGGGACAACTACAAGCGCCACCAGAAGGTGCATGGCCACGGTGGGGCAGGAGGGCCTGGTCTCTCTGCCTCTGAGGGCTGGGCCCCACCTCATAGCCCACCCTCTGTTTTGAGCTCTCGGGGCCCACCAGCCCTGGGGACTGCTGGCAGCCGGGCTGTCCACACAGACTCATCCTGA
- the ZNF513 gene encoding zinc finger protein 513 isoform X1, translating into MQTHSGEKPFRCGRCPYASAQLVNLTRHTRTHTGEKPYRCPHCPFACSSLGNLRRHQRTHAGPPTPPCPTCGFRCCTPRPARPPSPTEQEGAVPRRPEDALLLPDLSLHVPPGGASFLPDCGQLRGEGEGLCGTGSEPLPELLFPWTCRGCGQELEEGEGSRLGAAMCGRCMRGEAGGGASGGPQGPSDKGFACSLCPFATHYPNHLARHMKTHSGEKPFRCARCPYASAHLDNLKRHQRVHTGEKPYKCPLCPYACGNLANLKRHGRIHSGDKPFRCSLCNYSCNQSMNLKRHMLRHTGEKPFRCATCAYTTGHWDNYKRHQKVHGHGGAGGPGLSASEGWAPPHSPPSVLSSRGPPALGTAGSRAVHTDSS; encoded by the exons atgcagacacacagcGGAGAGAAGCCGTTCCGCTGTGGCCGCTGCCCCTACGCCTCAGCCCAGCTCGTCAACCTGACACGACATACCCGCACCCACACTGGCGAGAAGCCCTACCGCTGTCCCCACTGCCCCTTTGCctgcagcagcctgggcaacctgagGCGGCATCAGCGTACCCACGCAGGGCCCCCCACTCCTCCCTGCCCGACCTGTGGCTTCCGCTGCTGTACTCCACGACCAGCCCGGCCTCCCAGTCCCACAGAGCAGGAGGGGGCGGTGCCCCGGCGACCTGAAG ATGCTCTGCTCCTTCCAGATTTGAGCCTCCATGTGCCACCAGGTGGTGCCAGTTTCCTGCCAGACTGTGGGCAGCTGCGGGGTGAAGGGGAGGGCCTCTGCGGGACTGGATCAGAACCACTGCCAGAGCTGCTATTCCCTTGGACCTGCCGGGGCTGTGGACAAGAGCTGGAGGAGGGTGAGGGTAGTCGGCTGGGAGCTGCCATGTGTGGGCGCTGCATGCGAGGAGAGGCTGGAGGGGGTGCCAGTGGGGGGCCCCAGGGCCCCAGTGACAAAGGCTTTGCCTGTAGCCTCTGCCCCTTTGCCACTCACTATCCCAACCACCTGGCCCGGCACATGAAGACACACAGTGGTGAGAAGCCCTTCCGCTGCGCCCGCTGTCCTTATGCCTCTGCTCATCTGGATAACCTGAAACGGCACCAGCGCGTCCATACAGGAGAGAAGCCCTACAAGTGCCCCCTCTGCCCTTATGCCTGTGGCAATCTGGCCAACCTCAAGCGTCATGGTCGCATCCACTCTGGTGACAAACCTTTTCGGTGTAGCCTTTGCAACTACAGCTGCAACCAGAGCATGAACCTCAAACGTCACATGCTGCGGCACACAGGCGAGAAGCCCTTCCGCTGTGCCACCTGCGCCTATACCACGGGCCACTGGGACAACTACAAGCGCCACCAGAAGGTGCATGGCCACGGTGGGGCAGGAGGGCCTGGTCTCTCTGCCTCTGAGGGCTGGGCCCCACCTCATAGCCCACCCTCTGTTTTGAGCTCTCGGGGCCCACCAGCCCTGGGGACTGCTGGCAGCCGGGCTGTCCACACAGACTCATCCTGA
- the ZNF513 gene encoding zinc finger protein 513 isoform 1 (isoform 1 is encoded by transcript variant 1) has product MPRRKQSHPQPVKCEGVKVDTEDSLDEGPGALVLESDLLLGQDLEFEEEEEEEEGDGNSDQLMGFERDSEGDSLGARPGLPYGLSDDESGGGRALSAESEVEEPARGPGEARGERPGPACQLCGGPTGEGPCCGAGGPGGGPLLPPRLLYSCRLCTFVSHYSSHLKRHMQTHSGEKPFRCGRCPYASAQLVNLTRHTRTHTGEKPYRCPHCPFACSSLGNLRRHQRTHAGPPTPPCPTCGFRCCTPRPARPPSPTEQEGAVPRRPEDALLLPDLSLHVPPGGASFLPDCGQLRGEGEGLCGTGSEPLPELLFPWTCRGCGQELEEGEGSRLGAAMCGRCMRGEAGGGASGGPQGPSDKGFACSLCPFATHYPNHLARHMKTHSGEKPFRCARCPYASAHLDNLKRHQRVHTGEKPYKCPLCPYACGNLANLKRHGRIHSGDKPFRCSLCNYSCNQSMNLKRHMLRHTGEKPFRCATCAYTTGHWDNYKRHQKVHGHGGAGGPGLSASEGWAPPHSPPSVLSSRGPPALGTAGSRAVHTDSS; this is encoded by the exons ATGCCCCGAAGGAAGCAAAGCCACCCGCAGCCCGTGAAATGCGAGGGGGTCAAAG TGGATACTGAAGACTCCCTCGACGAAGGACCCGGGGCCCTGGTATTGGAGAGTGATTTGCTACTAGGCCAGGATCTGGAgtttgaggaggaagaggaagaggaggaaggcgACGGCAACAGTGACCAGCTCATGGGCTTCGAGAGAGACTCGGAAG GAGACTCTCTGGGGGCCAGGCCTGGGCTTCCCTATGGGCTGAGCGACGATGAGTCTGGGGGCGGCCGGGCACTAAGTGCGGAGAGTGAAGTTGAGGAGCCAGCCAGGGGTCCAGGGGAGGCCAGGGGTGAGAGGCCAGGCCCAGCCTGCCAGCTGTGTGGGGGGCCGACAGGTGAGGGGCCGTGTTGTGGGGCAGGAGGGCCGGGTGGGGGGCCCCTGCTGCCCCCACGGCTACTGTACTCATGCCGCCTCTGCACCTTCGTGTCCCACTACTCGAGCCACCTGAAGCggcacatgcagacacacagcGGAGAGAAGCCGTTCCGCTGTGGCCGCTGCCCCTACGCCTCAGCCCAGCTCGTCAACCTGACACGACATACCCGCACCCACACTGGCGAGAAGCCCTACCGCTGTCCCCACTGCCCCTTTGCctgcagcagcctgggcaacctgagGCGGCATCAGCGTACCCACGCAGGGCCCCCCACTCCTCCCTGCCCGACCTGTGGCTTCCGCTGCTGTACTCCACGACCAGCCCGGCCTCCCAGTCCCACAGAGCAGGAGGGGGCGGTGCCCCGGCGACCTGAAG ATGCTCTGCTCCTTCCAGATTTGAGCCTCCATGTGCCACCAGGTGGTGCCAGTTTCCTGCCAGACTGTGGGCAGCTGCGGGGTGAAGGGGAGGGCCTCTGCGGGACTGGATCAGAACCACTGCCAGAGCTGCTATTCCCTTGGACCTGCCGGGGCTGTGGACAAGAGCTGGAGGAGGGTGAGGGTAGTCGGCTGGGAGCTGCCATGTGTGGGCGCTGCATGCGAGGAGAGGCTGGAGGGGGTGCCAGTGGGGGGCCCCAGGGCCCCAGTGACAAAGGCTTTGCCTGTAGCCTCTGCCCCTTTGCCACTCACTATCCCAACCACCTGGCCCGGCACATGAAGACACACAGTGGTGAGAAGCCCTTCCGCTGCGCCCGCTGTCCTTATGCCTCTGCTCATCTGGATAACCTGAAACGGCACCAGCGCGTCCATACAGGAGAGAAGCCCTACAAGTGCCCCCTCTGCCCTTATGCCTGTGGCAATCTGGCCAACCTCAAGCGTCATGGTCGCATCCACTCTGGTGACAAACCTTTTCGGTGTAGCCTTTGCAACTACAGCTGCAACCAGAGCATGAACCTCAAACGTCACATGCTGCGGCACACAGGCGAGAAGCCCTTCCGCTGTGCCACCTGCGCCTATACCACGGGCCACTGGGACAACTACAAGCGCCACCAGAAGGTGCATGGCCACGGTGGGGCAGGAGGGCCTGGTCTCTCTGCCTCTGAGGGCTGGGCCCCACCTCATAGCCCACCCTCTGTTTTGAGCTCTCGGGGCCCACCAGCCCTGGGGACTGCTGGCAGCCGGGCTGTCCACACAGACTCATCCTGA
- the SNX17 gene encoding sorting nexin-17 isoform X1 translates to MENRVGLNLLYAQTVSDIERGWILVTKEQHRQLKSLQEKVSKKEFLRLAQTLRHYGYLRFDACVADFPEKDCPVVVSAGNSELSLQLRLPGQQLREGSFRVTRMRCWRVTSSVPLPSGSTSSPGRGRGEVRLELAFEYLMSKDRLQWVTITSPQAIMMSICLQSMVDELMVKKSGGSIRKMLRRRVGGTLRRSDSQQAVKSPPLLESPDATRESMVKLSSKLSAVSLRGIGSPSTDASASDVHGNFAFEGIGDEDL, encoded by the exons ATGGAGAACCGGGTTGGCCTGAACCTGCTTTATGCTCAG ACGGTATCAGATATTGAGCGTGGGTGGATCTTGGTCACCAAGGAACAGCACCGGCAACTCAAATCTCTGCAAGAGAAAGTCTCCAAGAAGGAG TTCCTGAGACTGGCCCAGACGCTGCGGCACTATGGCTACTTGCGCTTTGATGCCTGTGTGGCTGACTTCCCAGAAAAGGACTGTCCTGTGGTGGTGAGCGCGGGCAACAGTGAGCTCAGCCTGCAGCTCCGCCTGCCTGGCCAGCAACTCCGAGAAGGCTCCTTCCGGGTCACCCGCATGCGATGCTGGCGGGTCACCTCCTCT gTACCATTGCCCAGTGGAAGCACGAGCAGCCCAGGCCGGGGCCGGGGTGAGGTGCGCCTGGAACTGGCTTTTGAATACCTCATGAGCAAGGACCGGCTACAGTGGGTCACCATCACTAGCCCCCAG GCTATCATGATGAGCATCTGCTTGCAGTCCATGGTTGATGAACTGATGGTGAAGAAATCTGGCGGCAGTATCAGGAAG ATGCTGCGCCGGCGGGTGGGGGGTACTCTGAGACGCTCAGACAGCCAGCAAGCAGTGAAGTCCCCACCACTGCTT GAGTCACCTGATGCCACCCGGGAGTCTATGGTCAAACTCTCA AGTAAGCTGAGTGCCGTGAGCTTGCGGGGAATTGGCAGTCCCAGCACAGATGCCAGTGCCAGTGATGTCCACGGCAATTTCGCCTTCGAGGGCATTGGAGATGAGGATCTGTAA
- the SNX17 gene encoding sorting nexin-17 isoform 2 (isoform 2 is encoded by transcript variant 2), which produces MHFSIPETESRSGDSGGSAYVAYNIHVNGVLHCRLRKEYGANVLPAFPPKKLFSLTPAEVEQRREQLEKYMQAVRQDPLLGSSETFNSFLRRAQQETQQVPTEEVSLEVLLSNGQKVLVNVLTSDQTEDVLEAVAAKLDLPDDLIGYFSLFLVREKEDGAFSFVRKLQEFELPYVSVTSLRSQEYKIVLRKSYWDSAYDDDVMENRVGLNLLYAQTVSDIERGWILVTKEQHRQLKSLQEKVSKKEFLRLAQTLRHYGYLRFDACVADFPEKDCPVVVSAGNSELSLQLRLPGQQLREGSFRVTRMRCWRVTSSVPLPSGSTSSPGRGRGEVRLELAFEYLMSKDRLQWVTITSPQAIMMSICLQSMVDELMVKKSGGSIRKMLRRRVGGTLRRSDSQQAVKSPPLLESPDATRESMVKLSSKLSAVSLRGIGSPSTDASASDVHGNFAFEGIGDEDL; this is translated from the exons ATGCACTTTTCCATTCCCGAAACCGAGTCCCGCAGCGGGGACAGCGGCGGCTCCGCCTACGTG GCCTATAACATTCACGTGAATGGAGTCCTGCACTGTCGG CTTCGGAAGGAGTATGGGGCCAATGTGCTTCCTGCATTCCCCCCAAAGAAGCTTTTCTCTCTGACTCCTGCTGAGGTAGAACAGAGGAGAGAGCAGTTAGAGAAGTACATGCAAGCTG TTCGGCAAGACCCATTGCTTGGGAGCAGCGAGACTTTCAACAGTTTCCTGCGTCGGGCACAACAG GAGACACAGCAGGTCCCCACAGAGGAAGTGTCCTTGGAAGTGCTGCTCAGCAACGGGCAGAAAGTTCTGGTCAACGTGCTAACTTCAGATCAGACTGAGGATGTCCTGGAG GCTGTAGCTGCAAAGCTGGATCTTCCAGATGACTTGATTGGATACTTTAGTCTATTCTTAGTTCGAGAAAAAGAGGATGGAGCCTTTTCTT tTGTACGGAAGTTGCAAGAGTTTGAGCTGCCTTATGTGTCTGTCACCAGCCTTCGGAGTCAAGAGTATAAGATTGTGCTAAGGAAGAG TTATTGGGACTCTGCCTATGATGACGATGTCATGGAGAACCGGGTTGGCCTGAACCTGCTTTATGCTCAG ACGGTATCAGATATTGAGCGTGGGTGGATCTTGGTCACCAAGGAACAGCACCGGCAACTCAAATCTCTGCAAGAGAAAGTCTCCAAGAAGGAG TTCCTGAGACTGGCCCAGACGCTGCGGCACTATGGCTACTTGCGCTTTGATGCCTGTGTGGCTGACTTCCCAGAAAAGGACTGTCCTGTGGTGGTGAGCGCGGGCAACAGTGAGCTCAGCCTGCAGCTCCGCCTGCCTGGCCAGCAACTCCGAGAAGGCTCCTTCCGGGTCACCCGCATGCGATGCTGGCGGGTCACCTCCTCT gTACCATTGCCCAGTGGAAGCACGAGCAGCCCAGGCCGGGGCCGGGGTGAGGTGCGCCTGGAACTGGCTTTTGAATACCTCATGAGCAAGGACCGGCTACAGTGGGTCACCATCACTAGCCCCCAG GCTATCATGATGAGCATCTGCTTGCAGTCCATGGTTGATGAACTGATGGTGAAGAAATCTGGCGGCAGTATCAGGAAG ATGCTGCGCCGGCGGGTGGGGGGTACTCTGAGACGCTCAGACAGCCAGCAAGCAGTGAAGTCCCCACCACTGCTT GAGTCACCTGATGCCACCCGGGAGTCTATGGTCAAACTCTCA AGTAAGCTGAGTGCCGTGAGCTTGCGGGGAATTGGCAGTCCCAGCACAGATGCCAGTGCCAGTGATGTCCACGGCAATTTCGCCTTCGAGGGCATTGGAGATGAGGATCTGTAA
- the SNX17 gene encoding sorting nexin-17 isoform 3 (isoform 3 is encoded by transcript variant 3), which yields MHFSIPETESRSGDSGGSAYVLRKEYGANVLPAFPPKKLFSLTPAEVEQRREQLEKYMQAVRQDPLLGSSETFNSFLRRAQQETQQVPTEEVSLEVLLSNGQKVLVNVLTSDQTEDVLEAVAAKLDLPDDLIGYFSLFLVREKEDGAFSFVRKLQEFELPYVSVTSLRSQEYKIVLRKSYWDSAYDDDVMENRVGLNLLYAQTVSDIERGWILVTKEQHRQLKSLQEKVSKKEFLRLAQTLRHYGYLRFDACVADFPEKDCPVVVSAGNSELSLQLRLPGQQLREGSFRVTRMRCWRVTSSVPLPSGSTSSPGRGRGEVRLELAFEYLMSKDRLQWVTITSPQAIMMSICLQSMVDELMVKKSGGSIRKMLRRRVGGTLRRSDSQQAVKSPPLLESPDATRESMVKLSSKLSAVSLRGIGSPSTDASASDVHGNFAFEGIGDEDL from the exons ATGCACTTTTCCATTCCCGAAACCGAGTCCCGCAGCGGGGACAGCGGCGGCTCCGCCTACGTG CTTCGGAAGGAGTATGGGGCCAATGTGCTTCCTGCATTCCCCCCAAAGAAGCTTTTCTCTCTGACTCCTGCTGAGGTAGAACAGAGGAGAGAGCAGTTAGAGAAGTACATGCAAGCTG TTCGGCAAGACCCATTGCTTGGGAGCAGCGAGACTTTCAACAGTTTCCTGCGTCGGGCACAACAG GAGACACAGCAGGTCCCCACAGAGGAAGTGTCCTTGGAAGTGCTGCTCAGCAACGGGCAGAAAGTTCTGGTCAACGTGCTAACTTCAGATCAGACTGAGGATGTCCTGGAG GCTGTAGCTGCAAAGCTGGATCTTCCAGATGACTTGATTGGATACTTTAGTCTATTCTTAGTTCGAGAAAAAGAGGATGGAGCCTTTTCTT tTGTACGGAAGTTGCAAGAGTTTGAGCTGCCTTATGTGTCTGTCACCAGCCTTCGGAGTCAAGAGTATAAGATTGTGCTAAGGAAGAG TTATTGGGACTCTGCCTATGATGACGATGTCATGGAGAACCGGGTTGGCCTGAACCTGCTTTATGCTCAG ACGGTATCAGATATTGAGCGTGGGTGGATCTTGGTCACCAAGGAACAGCACCGGCAACTCAAATCTCTGCAAGAGAAAGTCTCCAAGAAGGAG TTCCTGAGACTGGCCCAGACGCTGCGGCACTATGGCTACTTGCGCTTTGATGCCTGTGTGGCTGACTTCCCAGAAAAGGACTGTCCTGTGGTGGTGAGCGCGGGCAACAGTGAGCTCAGCCTGCAGCTCCGCCTGCCTGGCCAGCAACTCCGAGAAGGCTCCTTCCGGGTCACCCGCATGCGATGCTGGCGGGTCACCTCCTCT gTACCATTGCCCAGTGGAAGCACGAGCAGCCCAGGCCGGGGCCGGGGTGAGGTGCGCCTGGAACTGGCTTTTGAATACCTCATGAGCAAGGACCGGCTACAGTGGGTCACCATCACTAGCCCCCAG GCTATCATGATGAGCATCTGCTTGCAGTCCATGGTTGATGAACTGATGGTGAAGAAATCTGGCGGCAGTATCAGGAAG ATGCTGCGCCGGCGGGTGGGGGGTACTCTGAGACGCTCAGACAGCCAGCAAGCAGTGAAGTCCCCACCACTGCTT GAGTCACCTGATGCCACCCGGGAGTCTATGGTCAAACTCTCA AGTAAGCTGAGTGCCGTGAGCTTGCGGGGAATTGGCAGTCCCAGCACAGATGCCAGTGCCAGTGATGTCCACGGCAATTTCGCCTTCGAGGGCATTGGAGATGAGGATCTGTAA
- the SNX17 gene encoding sorting nexin-17 isoform 4 (isoform 4 is encoded by transcript variant 4), with translation MAYNIHVNGVLHCRVRYSQLLGLHEQLRKEYGANVLPAFPPKKLFSLTPAEVEQRREQLEKYMQAVRQDPLLGSSETFNSFLRRAQQETQQVPTEEVSLEVLLSNGQKVLVNVLTSDQTEDVLEAVAAKLDLPDDLIGYFSLFLVREKEDGAFSFVRKLQEFELPYVSVTSLRSQEYKIVLRKSYWDSAYDDDVMENRVGLNLLYAQTVSDIERGWILVTKEQHRQLKSLQEKVSKKEFLRLAQTLRHYGYLRFDACVADFPEKDCPVVVSAGNSELSLQLRLPGQQLREGSFRVTRMRCWRVTSSVPLPSGSTSSPGRGRGEVRLELAFEYLMSKDRLQWVTITSPQAIMMSICLQSMVDELMVKKSGGSIRKMLRRRVGGTLRRSDSQQAVKSPPLLESPDATRESMVKLSSKLSAVSLRGIGSPSTDASASDVHGNFAFEGIGDEDL, from the exons ATG GCCTATAACATTCACGTGAATGGAGTCCTGCACTGTCGGGTGCGCTACAGCCAGCTCCTGGGGCTGCACGAGCAG CTTCGGAAGGAGTATGGGGCCAATGTGCTTCCTGCATTCCCCCCAAAGAAGCTTTTCTCTCTGACTCCTGCTGAGGTAGAACAGAGGAGAGAGCAGTTAGAGAAGTACATGCAAGCTG TTCGGCAAGACCCATTGCTTGGGAGCAGCGAGACTTTCAACAGTTTCCTGCGTCGGGCACAACAG GAGACACAGCAGGTCCCCACAGAGGAAGTGTCCTTGGAAGTGCTGCTCAGCAACGGGCAGAAAGTTCTGGTCAACGTGCTAACTTCAGATCAGACTGAGGATGTCCTGGAG GCTGTAGCTGCAAAGCTGGATCTTCCAGATGACTTGATTGGATACTTTAGTCTATTCTTAGTTCGAGAAAAAGAGGATGGAGCCTTTTCTT tTGTACGGAAGTTGCAAGAGTTTGAGCTGCCTTATGTGTCTGTCACCAGCCTTCGGAGTCAAGAGTATAAGATTGTGCTAAGGAAGAG TTATTGGGACTCTGCCTATGATGACGATGTCATGGAGAACCGGGTTGGCCTGAACCTGCTTTATGCTCAG ACGGTATCAGATATTGAGCGTGGGTGGATCTTGGTCACCAAGGAACAGCACCGGCAACTCAAATCTCTGCAAGAGAAAGTCTCCAAGAAGGAG TTCCTGAGACTGGCCCAGACGCTGCGGCACTATGGCTACTTGCGCTTTGATGCCTGTGTGGCTGACTTCCCAGAAAAGGACTGTCCTGTGGTGGTGAGCGCGGGCAACAGTGAGCTCAGCCTGCAGCTCCGCCTGCCTGGCCAGCAACTCCGAGAAGGCTCCTTCCGGGTCACCCGCATGCGATGCTGGCGGGTCACCTCCTCT gTACCATTGCCCAGTGGAAGCACGAGCAGCCCAGGCCGGGGCCGGGGTGAGGTGCGCCTGGAACTGGCTTTTGAATACCTCATGAGCAAGGACCGGCTACAGTGGGTCACCATCACTAGCCCCCAG GCTATCATGATGAGCATCTGCTTGCAGTCCATGGTTGATGAACTGATGGTGAAGAAATCTGGCGGCAGTATCAGGAAG ATGCTGCGCCGGCGGGTGGGGGGTACTCTGAGACGCTCAGACAGCCAGCAAGCAGTGAAGTCCCCACCACTGCTT GAGTCACCTGATGCCACCCGGGAGTCTATGGTCAAACTCTCA AGTAAGCTGAGTGCCGTGAGCTTGCGGGGAATTGGCAGTCCCAGCACAGATGCCAGTGCCAGTGATGTCCACGGCAATTTCGCCTTCGAGGGCATTGGAGATGAGGATCTGTAA
- the SNX17 gene encoding sorting nexin-17 isoform 1 (isoform 1 is encoded by transcript variant 1), giving the protein MHFSIPETESRSGDSGGSAYVAYNIHVNGVLHCRVRYSQLLGLHEQLRKEYGANVLPAFPPKKLFSLTPAEVEQRREQLEKYMQAVRQDPLLGSSETFNSFLRRAQQETQQVPTEEVSLEVLLSNGQKVLVNVLTSDQTEDVLEAVAAKLDLPDDLIGYFSLFLVREKEDGAFSFVRKLQEFELPYVSVTSLRSQEYKIVLRKSYWDSAYDDDVMENRVGLNLLYAQTVSDIERGWILVTKEQHRQLKSLQEKVSKKEFLRLAQTLRHYGYLRFDACVADFPEKDCPVVVSAGNSELSLQLRLPGQQLREGSFRVTRMRCWRVTSSVPLPSGSTSSPGRGRGEVRLELAFEYLMSKDRLQWVTITSPQAIMMSICLQSMVDELMVKKSGGSIRKMLRRRVGGTLRRSDSQQAVKSPPLLESPDATRESMVKLSSKLSAVSLRGIGSPSTDASASDVHGNFAFEGIGDEDL; this is encoded by the exons ATGCACTTTTCCATTCCCGAAACCGAGTCCCGCAGCGGGGACAGCGGCGGCTCCGCCTACGTG GCCTATAACATTCACGTGAATGGAGTCCTGCACTGTCGGGTGCGCTACAGCCAGCTCCTGGGGCTGCACGAGCAG CTTCGGAAGGAGTATGGGGCCAATGTGCTTCCTGCATTCCCCCCAAAGAAGCTTTTCTCTCTGACTCCTGCTGAGGTAGAACAGAGGAGAGAGCAGTTAGAGAAGTACATGCAAGCTG TTCGGCAAGACCCATTGCTTGGGAGCAGCGAGACTTTCAACAGTTTCCTGCGTCGGGCACAACAG GAGACACAGCAGGTCCCCACAGAGGAAGTGTCCTTGGAAGTGCTGCTCAGCAACGGGCAGAAAGTTCTGGTCAACGTGCTAACTTCAGATCAGACTGAGGATGTCCTGGAG GCTGTAGCTGCAAAGCTGGATCTTCCAGATGACTTGATTGGATACTTTAGTCTATTCTTAGTTCGAGAAAAAGAGGATGGAGCCTTTTCTT tTGTACGGAAGTTGCAAGAGTTTGAGCTGCCTTATGTGTCTGTCACCAGCCTTCGGAGTCAAGAGTATAAGATTGTGCTAAGGAAGAG TTATTGGGACTCTGCCTATGATGACGATGTCATGGAGAACCGGGTTGGCCTGAACCTGCTTTATGCTCAG ACGGTATCAGATATTGAGCGTGGGTGGATCTTGGTCACCAAGGAACAGCACCGGCAACTCAAATCTCTGCAAGAGAAAGTCTCCAAGAAGGAG TTCCTGAGACTGGCCCAGACGCTGCGGCACTATGGCTACTTGCGCTTTGATGCCTGTGTGGCTGACTTCCCAGAAAAGGACTGTCCTGTGGTGGTGAGCGCGGGCAACAGTGAGCTCAGCCTGCAGCTCCGCCTGCCTGGCCAGCAACTCCGAGAAGGCTCCTTCCGGGTCACCCGCATGCGATGCTGGCGGGTCACCTCCTCT gTACCATTGCCCAGTGGAAGCACGAGCAGCCCAGGCCGGGGCCGGGGTGAGGTGCGCCTGGAACTGGCTTTTGAATACCTCATGAGCAAGGACCGGCTACAGTGGGTCACCATCACTAGCCCCCAG GCTATCATGATGAGCATCTGCTTGCAGTCCATGGTTGATGAACTGATGGTGAAGAAATCTGGCGGCAGTATCAGGAAG ATGCTGCGCCGGCGGGTGGGGGGTACTCTGAGACGCTCAGACAGCCAGCAAGCAGTGAAGTCCCCACCACTGCTT GAGTCACCTGATGCCACCCGGGAGTCTATGGTCAAACTCTCA AGTAAGCTGAGTGCCGTGAGCTTGCGGGGAATTGGCAGTCCCAGCACAGATGCCAGTGCCAGTGATGTCCACGGCAATTTCGCCTTCGAGGGCATTGGAGATGAGGATCTGTAA